From a single Raphanus sativus cultivar WK10039 chromosome 3, ASM80110v3, whole genome shotgun sequence genomic region:
- the LOC108846526 gene encoding uncharacterized protein LOC108846526, whose translation MNKTHRGKLPTGTPSLALSTAVVVVSLLAGASVVHNIYKPDLSLPPVESGEVANKEDAANKV comes from the exons ATGAATAAAACGCATAGAGGGAAGTTGCCGACGGGAACTCCGTCTCTGGCATTGTCAACAGCCGTCGTCGTTGTTTCCCTTCTCGCTGGAGCCTCCGTCGTTCACAACATCTACAAGCCAGACCTC AGTTTACCACCCGTGGAAAGTGGTGAAGTGGCCAACAAGGAGGATGCTGCCAACAAAGTTTGA
- the LOC130509279 gene encoding glyoxylase I 4-like: protein MASIFRPSVSLDLRPKVTCTNLSTKEQLKFQSKSLRKEKLNVRLRSVKANQAPGTSVVTELNNKTDYGVVGVHHVGLLCENLERSLEFYQNILGLKINEARPHDKLPYRGAWLWVGSEMIHLMELPNPDPLTGRPEHGGRDRHACIAIRDVSNLKKILDKAGIEYTMSKSGRPAIFTRDPDTNALEFTQI from the exons ATGGCGTCTATTTTCAGACCTTCAGTTTCACTTGACCTACGACCAAAG GTGACCTGCACGAATCTCTCCACTAAAGAACAACTTAAGTTTCAGAGCAAGAGTCTGAGAAAAGAGAAGCTCAACGTTAGGTTACGTAGCGTGAAAGCTAATCAAGCACCAGGGACTAGTGTGGTTACAGAGCTTAACAACAAAACCG ATTATGGAGTTGTAGGGGTTCACCATGTGGGTCTGCTGTGTGAAAACCTAGAAAGGTCACTTGAGTTCTACCAGAACATTCTAGGACTTAAGATCAACGAGGCGAGGCCACACGACAAGCTTCCCTACAGAGGAGCATGGTTATGGGTAGGTTCAGAGATGATTCATCTAATGGAGCTTCCAAATCCTGATCCATTAACTGGTAGACCCGAGCACGGTGGCCGTGATCGGCATGCTTGTATCGCAATCCGAGATGTTTCAAATCTCAAAAAGATTTTGGATAAAGCTG GGATTGAGTATACGATGAGTAAGTCAGGGAGGCCAGCAATATTCACTCGTGATCCAGACACAAACGCTCTTGAGTTTACTCAAATTTGA